A stretch of DNA from Bacteroidota bacterium:
CAGCAAGCTCTTCAAGGATCTTCTTGCAAAAGAGGATTGGGAAGGCATCGTAGCAATGGGTCGTGAAGCAGTGAAAGAGGGAGCACACATGGTGGATGTGTGCGCGGCGTATGTCGGACGTGACGAAGTGAAAGATATGCACGAAATCATCTTTCGATTCAATACGCAAGTACAACTGCCTATTGTGATTGATTCCACCGAAGCAAATGTTATCGAGGAATCTCTTCAACTGATTGGCGGGAAAGCCATTATTAACTCCATCAATCTTGAGGATGGAGAAAAGCGCATTGACGATGTTGTGCCTCTCTGCAAGAAGTATGGAGCTGCCGTAATTGCGTTGACGATTGATGAGCAGGGAATGGCAAAGACAGCGGAGAAGAAACTTGCCATTGCCAGGCGCATCTACGATCTCGTGGTCAACAAATACAAGATGCAGCCGCACGATCTCATTTTCGATACCCTGACATTCACACTCGGGTCGGGTGACGAAGAATTTCGCCGAGCGGGAATGGAGACCATTGAGGCAATCCGGCTGATCAAGAAGGAACTTCCCGGCGTGAAAACAATTCTCGGTGTCAGCAATATCTCGTTCGGACTCTCGCAACATATGCGGCATGTGTTGAATTCCGTCTTCCTCCATTACGCCATCGAAGCCGGACTCGACATGGCAATCGTTCACGCCTCGAAGATTATGCCGCTCTACAAGATTGATGAGCGGGGAAGAGAATTATGCCGCCAGTTGATTTTTGATGAGAGGAAGTTTGAGGAAGTTGCAGCATGAGTTCAGAGTGTAGGGGGATGGAGCATTGGAGTATTGGAGTGTGGAGTATTCAAGTGTTTGTTGCATGACCATCACCCGGCACAAATCCAACACTCCATGACTCCATTAAACCATCAATCCCTTGATCCGTTTATTCACGAATCCACAAAGTAATGGCTGACTTATCTCAAAAGACGCTGAAAGTCGTCTACGATCCGCTCACCGAACTCATGGCGTACTACGCCGATAAAAAAGGCGTGAAGAAAGAGAAAGCCGCCCGCGCCGGAACGGTGGAAGAACGCCTGAAGAACCGCATCATCGACGGCGACAAAGTGGAGATGCAAGCCGACCTCGATGAAGCCCTGAAAAAGTACTCCGCTCTCGACATCATCAATACTCTCCTGTTGGATGGAATGAAGGTTGTCGGAGAATTGTTCGGCAGCGGACAAATGCAGTTGCCGTTCGTCCTCCAATCTGCAGAAACAATGAAAACTGCAGTCGCCTATCTCGAGAAGTTCATGGATAAGGCGGACTCGACGAGCAAAGGGACTTTTGTCATCGCGACAGTGAAGGGAGATGTTCACGACATCGGCAAGAATCTCGTTGATATCATCCTGACCAACAACGGGTACAAGGTTGTCAATCTCGGCATCAAATGCGCGGTTGAGACAATGTTACATGCCGCTGAAGAACATAATGCTCACGCTCTCGGCATGAGCGGCCTGCTTGTGAAATCCACGCTCATCATGAAAGAGAACCTTGAAGTGATGAACGAGCGGAACGTGACGATTCCTGTTGTACTCGGAGGCGCCGCCCTCACACGGCGCTACGTTGAGCAGGATATGCGCGCCATCTACAAAGGCAAAGTATTCTACGCCAACGACGCGTTTGACGGACTTCATTTCATGGAACGAGTCACGTCGGGTACCATTGAGTATCCGCCGCAGGTTCGTACGGATGAGGATGAAGAAGAGAAACTCACCGGTACAGAAGCAAAAATTGCGCTTGCACAAAGAGAAAATCAGTTGTATACGCAGGCGAGCAATGGAGGCGGGAGGACAGGCACTTCACGCGTCTCAAAAGACGTGTCCATTCCGAAGCCGCCGTTCTGGGGCGCGAAAGTCGTCGATGATGTTCCGCTCGATGACGTCTTTCAGTATGTTAACGAGATAGCGCTGATTCGAGGGCAATGGCAGGTTCGAAAAGGGAAGATGAAGGAAGATGAATACCGGAAGCTGTTGGAGCAGAACATCTATCCCGACTATGAAAACCTGAAATCCAAAATCAAATCGGAAAAACTCCTGCAGCCGAAGGTTGTGTACGGCTACTTTCCTTGCCAATCTGAAGGTGACGATCTCATCATCTATCACGATGACATGAACAGCGAGCGAATGCGGTTCACGTTCCCCCGCCAATCGGATGACCGGTTTCTCTGTCTTTCTGACTATTTTGCCTCCGTCGAGTCGGGCCGGATGGATGTTGTTGCATTGCATCTTGTAACCATGGGAAGAGTTGCTTCCGAGTATTCTGCGAAATTGTTTGCAGCAAACAATTACAAAGACTACCTTTACTTTCACGGCCTCAGCGTCGAATCTGCTGAGGCGCTTGCAGAGTTGTGGCACAAGAGGATTCGTGAGGAATTGGGAATCGCCGGAAGAGATGCACAAGAAATCAAGCGGTTGTTCTCGCAAGGATATCAGGGCTCGCGGTACAGCTTCGGGTATCCGGCGTGCCCGAATCTGGAAGATCAAACACAACTCTTCGAGTTGCTCGATGGCGAGCGCATCGGTGTTCGCCTGACGGATGAATTTTCGCTTGAGCCGGAGCAAAGCACGAACGCGATAATCGTTCATCATCCCGAAGCGCGTTACTTTAACGTGAAGTAGCGACGGCTGTTCTGCAACTGTTCTTTCCACATCATCTGTGCGTGATTCATGGACTCCACGATTCAACGCGGATATTTTGTTCTCGCCGATATTTCCGGCTACACACCCTTCATGGCCGAAAGCGAATTGGACCATGCCTATGTCATTCTCAATGACATTCTTACCCTTCTCATCAAACATCTGACACCGGCACTCCGTCTTGTTGAAGTTGAGGGCGATGCCGTGTTTGTGTATGCCCCAGAAGCATCCGTCACACGTGGCGAGACCATTCTCGAGATGATCGAAGCAACCTATGTTGCCTTTCGTGACAGAAAAGGGATGATGCAACATAATTCCGTTTGCCCCTGCGTTGCCTGCCGTTCCATTGCCGCTCTTGATTTGAAGTTTGTTGCTCACTACGGAGAGTATGCCATGCAGCGGCTTCCGGGCAGCAAGGCAAAACCGGTTGGCTCGTCCATCAATCTCGCTCACCGGTTGTTGAAGAATCCTGTTCGCGAGTCAACAGGGTGGCAGAGTTACGCACTGTTTACACATGCGGCACTTGACGCGATGAAGATTTGGCCGAAGAATCTGCACGAAGAGCCGCTGTCATACGAACATTTTGATCGCATAACATCCTACAGCGTCGATTTACATAGGCGGTACCGTGAACTGACCGAGGGCCGACGGGTTCTTCTTGAGCCACCGGAAGCGCATGTATCCATCACCCGCACGTATCCGTTTCCCTCTGCGATTCTATGGGATTGGTTGAGCGACCCCGCAAAAAGGAAGGTGTGGCATCTTGGGTCGGACTGGAGAATTTCGGGGCGGCCGGCAGGCCGTACTGATGTCGGCGCGCGTAACCATTGTGCCGCTTCCGGTTTTCTGGAGGAAGTGTTGGATTGGCGTCCGTTCGAGTATTATACTGTCCGCTACCGCAAAGGCATCGTGAATATTCTGATCAGTGCCAGGCTCGAAGAAGTCGAAACCAACACCCGTCTGGAATGGAACATGAAGATCGATAGCAAACTCCCTCGCTGGCTCATGAAGCCGACGTCGACGTTCGTAGTGTCGAGGCTTATGCAGGTGAAAGAAGGGCTTGAAAAGCTGGAACACTTAGCTTCCGAGAGCTTCTCGCTGGCGTGATTCCCTGCATGTTTTGCGTTCTCCTGTCTGCGGGTCTTCCGTTTCCAACAAAGCCCTCTTCCCCCCGGCCCTCAACCCCCCAAATGTGACATTCTCCCCCATTTTCCGTAAATTTTGTAAGCTTGTATTTGCCTCCGACAGGCTCGCGTTCATTCATTTTCCAGTACTTCATGAAAACTCTCGTCTTTGGCGCCGATGGCGGGGGAACGAAAACCCTCGGGCTCATCGCGGATGGGAACGGTTCAGTTCTTGTACAGAAGCATGTTGAAGGAACCAATGTGAACGTGGTGGGCTTTGATGTCGCAGCCGCCCGACTCTACAGCCTGATTGCCGATTGTTGTGCGGATGCAGGTTGTGCAGTTGCCGAGTTGCAGGGGATTGTTCTCGGACTCGCCGGAGCAGGAAGAGCAGAGAATCGGACGCGTCTGCGCGAGGAGATTGCAAAGCTTGCCGCGCGTGAGCTTCCGCTTGTGATTGAAACTGATGCGAGGGTCGGGCTGGAAGGCGCGTTCAACGGAGGACCGGGCATTCTCGTTATTGCAGGCACTGGCTCGGCAGTGATGGGAAAGAACAATGCAGGCAAGATTGTATCAGCCGGAGGTTGGGGGAGAATGTTGGGGGATGAAGGGAGCGGATTCTGGTTAGGGTCCGAGGCTCTGAAATCCGTTGCTCGATGGTACGATGGCCGCGGAGGCTCGCATCCTCTTGCCGGATTGATAAGGCAAGAATTCGGATTTGACAATCGCGATAGTGTGATTGGTGCCGTCTATCACGAAGGTTTTGAGTTGTCGCGACTTGCTCCGCTTGTGATCAAAGCTGCGGCGGAAGGCGTAGACGTTGCGCGGGAGATTCTTGCTCGCGGTGCGGCAGAATTGGCCGGGCAAGCACAATCAGTTGCCGCGCAGCTTGCCATCGAGGGTCAGGTAGGGGTGGTGTTGTCGGGCGGATTGCTTGAGCATGAATCCGGTTACACCCGCATTCTGCGCACGCTGATGGTGGATCGTGTGCCGGATGCAACTGTTCAAACGGCCCTGCATCCGCCGGCATACGGCGCAGCGTTGCTGGCGCGTGAGTACGCAAAAAGATCACTACAGTTCAACACATGATTCCATGTTCAATACACCATAAACTGAAGGTATAGTATGCCAATCCCAAAATTCAGAAACGAACTGCTTGCAGATTTCTCGAAAGCCAAAAACCGCAAAGCACAGGAAGCAGCTATTGCGAAGGTACGATCGCAGATCGGGAAGGAATACCCGATTGTGATCGGCGGCGAGAAGATTTACACGCAAGAGAAATTCAACTCCTATAATCCCTCCAAGTCATCGGAGATTGTCGGCGTCTTTCAAAAAGGAACCACGGAGCTTGCCAACAAGGCTATGGACGTTGCCCTGGCGAAGTTCGAAGACTGGAAGAACGTTCCGTACAAGAAGCGGGCTGACTATCTTTTCAAAGCCGCAAAGCTGATGCGCAAGCGCCGGTTCGAGTTGAATGCTACGATGATTCTCGAAGTCGGAAAGACTTGGATTGAAGCGGACGCCGATACAGCCGAAGCGATTGACTTCCTCGAATTCTATGCGCGTGAAATGCTGCGCTATGGCGGCCCGCAACCGGTGGTTCCGAACAAAGGAGAAAAGGGAAAGCTCCTCTACATTCCGCTCGGTGTCGGCGTTGTTGTTCCGCCGTGGAACTTTGCGCTTGCCATTCTCACCGGAATGACTTCGGCGGCGATTGTCACGGGCAACACCGTCGTGCT
This window harbors:
- a CDS encoding B12-binding domain-containing protein; protein product: MADLSQKTLKVVYDPLTELMAYYADKKGVKKEKAARAGTVEERLKNRIIDGDKVEMQADLDEALKKYSALDIINTLLLDGMKVVGELFGSGQMQLPFVLQSAETMKTAVAYLEKFMDKADSTSKGTFVIATVKGDVHDIGKNLVDIILTNNGYKVVNLGIKCAVETMLHAAEEHNAHALGMSGLLVKSTLIMKENLEVMNERNVTIPVVLGGAALTRRYVEQDMRAIYKGKVFYANDAFDGLHFMERVTSGTIEYPPQVRTDEDEEEKLTGTEAKIALAQRENQLYTQASNGGGRTGTSRVSKDVSIPKPPFWGAKVVDDVPLDDVFQYVNEIALIRGQWQVRKGKMKEDEYRKLLEQNIYPDYENLKSKIKSEKLLQPKVVYGYFPCQSEGDDLIIYHDDMNSERMRFTFPRQSDDRFLCLSDYFASVESGRMDVVALHLVTMGRVASEYSAKLFAANNYKDYLYFHGLSVESAEALAELWHKRIREELGIAGRDAQEIKRLFSQGYQGSRYSFGYPACPNLEDQTQLFELLDGERIGVRLTDEFSLEPEQSTNAIIVHHPEARYFNVK
- a CDS encoding DUF2652 domain-containing protein: MDSTIQRGYFVLADISGYTPFMAESELDHAYVILNDILTLLIKHLTPALRLVEVEGDAVFVYAPEASVTRGETILEMIEATYVAFRDRKGMMQHNSVCPCVACRSIAALDLKFVAHYGEYAMQRLPGSKAKPVGSSINLAHRLLKNPVRESTGWQSYALFTHAALDAMKIWPKNLHEEPLSYEHFDRITSYSVDLHRRYRELTEGRRVLLEPPEAHVSITRTYPFPSAILWDWLSDPAKRKVWHLGSDWRISGRPAGRTDVGARNHCAASGFLEEVLDWRPFEYYTVRYRKGIVNILISARLEEVETNTRLEWNMKIDSKLPRWLMKPTSTFVVSRLMQVKEGLEKLEHLASESFSLA